The following are encoded in a window of Helicobacter jaachi genomic DNA:
- a CDS encoding class II fructose-bisphosphate aldolase, which translates to MLVQGSEILLKAHKDGYGVGAFNFVNFEMLNAIFRAAHEANSPIIVQASEGAIKYMGIDMAVGMVKIMSNRYPHIPVALHLDHGTSFESCKKAVDAGFTSVMIDASHHPFSENLAMTKEVVEMAHAKGVSVEAELGRLMGIEDNISVDEKDAVLINPDEAEEFVKTTKVDYLAPAIGTSHGAFKFKGEPKLDFERLEEVKRRTNIPLVLHGASAIPEYVREAFLATGGDLKGSKGVPFDFLREAIRGGINKVNIDTDLRIAFIAEVRKVANADNTQFDLRKFFVPAQDFVTRVIVERMGVLGSAGKI; encoded by the coding sequence ATGCTTGTTCAAGGAAGTGAAATCTTACTTAAAGCCCACAAAGATGGCTATGGCGTAGGGGCATTTAACTTTGTCAATTTTGAAATGCTAAATGCTATTTTCCGCGCAGCACATGAGGCAAACTCACCCATCATCGTGCAGGCAAGCGAAGGTGCGATTAAATATATGGGCATTGATATGGCTGTAGGTATGGTTAAAATTATGTCAAATCGCTATCCGCATATCCCTGTAGCGCTGCATCTTGACCACGGCACAAGCTTTGAATCATGTAAAAAAGCCGTTGATGCGGGCTTTACCTCTGTGATGATTGATGCGTCTCATCACCCATTTAGTGAGAATCTAGCCATGACAAAAGAAGTAGTAGAAATGGCACACGCCAAAGGTGTGAGCGTAGAAGCAGAGCTTGGGCGACTTATGGGAATTGAGGATAATATCTCTGTTGATGAAAAAGATGCTGTGCTTATAAATCCTGATGAGGCTGAAGAGTTTGTAAAAACTACAAAAGTGGATTATCTAGCCCCTGCCATTGGCACAAGTCATGGGGCTTTTAAATTTAAGGGTGAGCCTAAATTGGACTTTGAGCGCCTAGAGGAGGTCAAAAGACGCACAAATATTCCGCTTGTGCTTCATGGTGCAAGCGCGATACCTGAATATGTGCGCGAGGCGTTCTTAGCCACTGGCGGCGATTTAAAAGGCAGCAAGGGTGTGCCTTTTGATTTTCTAAGAGAGGCTATTAGAGGTGGGATTAATAAAGTCAATATTGACACAGATTTGCGCATAGCATTCATCGCTGAAGTGCGCAAGGTCGCTAATGCTGATAATACACAATTTGATTTGCGCAAATTTTTTGTCCCCGCGCAAGATTTTGTAACAAGAGTAATTGTAGAGCGTATGGGCGTGCTAGGCAGTGCGGGGAAAATCTAG
- a CDS encoding peptidylprolyl isomerase — protein sequence MQTFSRKTLLLGAIFALLCLNLEAKTYATIDGKPAVTDKDFEIIKQANPNFNYAKLSDQEKDMVINELLMRQLIIKAAKQDKLDTSKEYTQALEAIKEQMLVEMWQKKQADGIQVPSMNDAQLRKIYQENEGMFINQEGKARHILVKTEEEAKDIIKELDKASKGKVEAKFIELANEKSIDPASKQQKNGGDLGVFQRSVMHPDFSKAAFDLKPGTYTKEPVQTPFGYHVIYLERKSEPKVIPYNEAKKGIEESIKMQNLQNGMMQKLQALREKAKITITK from the coding sequence ATGCAGACATTTTCACGCAAAACCTTACTTTTAGGAGCGATTTTCGCACTTCTATGCCTAAATCTTGAGGCAAAAACCTACGCTACTATCGATGGCAAGCCTGCTGTCACGGATAAAGATTTTGAGATTATTAAACAAGCAAATCCTAATTTCAACTATGCCAAGCTCTCCGACCAAGAAAAAGATATGGTGATTAATGAACTTCTTATGCGCCAGCTCATCATTAAAGCCGCAAAGCAAGATAAGCTTGATACTTCTAAAGAATACACTCAAGCCTTGGAGGCTATCAAAGAGCAAATGCTTGTAGAAATGTGGCAAAAAAAGCAAGCCGATGGCATTCAAGTGCCTAGTATGAATGACGCTCAACTGCGCAAAATTTATCAAGAAAATGAGGGCATGTTTATCAACCAAGAGGGCAAAGCGCGCCATATTCTAGTAAAAACTGAAGAAGAGGCTAAGGATATTATTAAAGAATTAGATAAGGCAAGTAAGGGCAAAGTGGAGGCAAAATTTATCGAGCTAGCCAATGAAAAATCCATAGACCCAGCCTCAAAGCAGCAAAAAAATGGTGGGGATTTGGGCGTATTCCAACGCTCTGTTATGCACCCTGATTTTTCAAAGGCTGCTTTTGATTTAAAGCCCGGCACTTATACAAAAGAGCCTGTGCAAACGCCATTTGGCTATCATGTCATTTATTTAGAGCGCAAAAGTGAGCCTAAAGTTATCCCGTACAATGAAGCAAAAAAGGGTATCGAAGAGAGCATAAAAATGCAAAATTTGCAAAATGGTATGATGCAAAAACTCCAAGCCTTGCGCGAAAAAGCCAAAATCACAATCACAAAGTAA